The Spirosoma sp. SC4-14 DNA window GCCTGAAAATTTCCATCTGACGCTCACCCGTTTCGTTTTCGTAGATACCAAGAATCGCATCGGGCGTCAACGTAGTCTGAGCTATTGCATGCCCACCCCAAACGATTAGCAAAAGAGTCAGCAGCGCCATTAGAACAGTATTGCGTTTCATTGTTTTCTGTGTTACTGTTGCGCAAACCTAGCCGATAGCAAAGGCCGCTATTGTCAGAATCGATATGAAACGGGCAAAAGCGCAGCTGAAACGGACAGCCATCTCGTATCCTGACTTATATTATTGTTTTTGCCTGCATAGTGGTCTGTGCAGGCAGTACCGATCAACAGTTTGTTCTATCGCTAAACCGCTGGCTTTGCCAGCCAATCGTCTATGCTGGAAAAGTTCAGAGCTAACTTCCCATTATCGCAGGAAAAATGGGACGACTACATTCGTCATTTCAACCGAATTCAGGTTCCGGCCCGAACAATTCTGCTGAGGGAAGGCGACATCTCCCGCAAAGCTTATCTGATTGAAAAAGGATGCCTGCGCGTATGGTTCGACAAAAAAGGCGAGGATATAACCTTTCAGTTCTTTTTCGAGAATAGTACGGTATCTTCCATTGAGAGTTTTAAAAAGAATATTCCCAGCCCCGTTTCCATTGAAACCATTGAACCCTGCACACTGTGGTGGATCGACAAACCAGATCTCGATAAAATCCTTGAAGAAGTGAATGAAATCCCCGAAATGCGGAATCAACTTCTGGATACCCTCTTTGAGCGTACACTGAATTATATGGAACACTGTTTTTCATTCATTCGGGATACGCCCCAGGAACGCTATCTGAACCTGTTAACCCAACGACCTTACATTGTTCAGCGTGTACCTCAACACTACATTGCTTCCTATCTGGGCATAAGCAGCGTGCATCTGAGCCGAATTAAGGCCAAACTCGTCCGGCAGAAAGCATAACTGCGCCTAATTTGATAACAAATGTTATCGTTCAACGGCAGAGCAGCTACCTACTTTTGTCTCATCAATAACTAACCAGTAAGACAACATGAAAGCTGCTGTCCTCTATCCTAACGAAAGCACCCCCCGTTATGCCGAAGTACCCAATCCTGTTGTTGCCCGCCACGACGACCTATTGATAACCGTTAAAGCAGCTGCGATTAAAAACATTGACCGAAGCCGGGCAAGTGGCATCCATTATTCTTCGGATAGCAATACGGCTGATTTACTCACCATTGTGGGCAGTGATGGTGTAGGGCTGCTGGCCGATGGCAGGCGGGTTTATGCGATAAGCGAAAACGGTATGGGTGCCGAAGAGGCTGTAGTCCGAAACGACTTTACAGTGCCTATACCCGATTCGCTGGACAATGCAACAGCGGCAGCTCTGCCAAATGCCGTTATGGGTTCTGCTATGGGCCTGCGCGTTAGGGCAGGTATGCAACCGGGCGAAACGGTACTGATTAATGGAGCAACAGGTTTTACAGGCCGGGTGGCAGTGCAGATAGCCAAACACTATGGTGCCAAAAAAGTGATTGCTACGGGACGCAATCCGGAATCGCTACAGGCTTTGCTGGCCATGGGTGCCGATGAAGTGATTTCGGTCGATCAAACCGACAACGATTTCATGGGTCAACTTCGTGCATTGCATACCAGCACACCCATCGATGTAATCGTCGACTATTTGTGGGGGCATTCGGCCGAATTACTATTAACAGCGCTAAAAGGCAGAGGAGCCTTTACGCATCCCATTCGTTTTGTGTCGGTAGGCAGCATGGCAGGTGATACGATTCAGCTATCGGCAGCGATTTTGCGGAGCGTCGATCTTCAACTTTCCGGCTCGGGTTTGGGTAGCTGGCCCCGGCAGGATGTAGGTAGGCTGTTTCAGGAAATCTTGCCAGAAATGTTTCAACTTGCCGCTGCGGGTCAACTTACCATTCAGACGGTTACTGTTCCACTGGCCGATATTGAATCTATCTATACCGCAGCCATACCCAGTGGCAAAAGGCTGGTCGTTACCATGAACTAGCCATTCCTTCCCTCCATTTTCATGAAACCGACACAAGGAATCACCGGGGCACTGGTGGTTGCGATAATCATTTTTGCCCTGTCGCCCGGTCCCCAACATATAATACAGAATCCTACAATCTGGGAATTCCGGGAGCAGTTTGTGTACCTGACAGGCGTATCGGCCATGTCGCTCATGGTGCTGTCGATGGTCATTTCGGTGCGTATTCCGTGGGTAAATCAGCGGATGCGGGGTCTGGACAAAGCCTATGTAGTGCATAAGTGGGCGGGTATTGTCGCTACGCTGTTGCTTATGTTGCACTGGCTGGACGAACTAGGACCCCAATGGCTCGTCGAATGGGGGTTCATTCCCAATCCCGGCGACTTATCAGATGGCAGTGGGTTTTCTGAACTGGAAATTAAGCTTTTTCAGAGTGGGGTTGCGCTGGCTCAGCTTGCTTTTTATGGCTCGCTTATCCTGGTCGGAATAGCTTTGTGCCGGAAAATCCCCTACCGTGTTTTCCGCAAATCGCACAAAATTTTTCCGGTTCTGTTTCTGCTGGCAGCATATCATGGTGCGACCGCGCAACTCAAAGAACACTGGCTATCCTCGCCAGCAGGTTATCTGCTTCTGGCTCTGCTTACAACTGGCCTTATAGCTGCATTAACTGGCTTGTTCCAGCGCATTGGCACTGCCCGGAAACGCATCGCAACGATTATACAGATCGACCAGCACGAGCATGGAATCCTCGACTTATGGTTAACAACGGCCCCGAATCCTTTTTTTTATGAGCCCGGCCAATATGCGTTTTTACGTTTTCTACACGATACGGAGCCACACCCTTTTACGATTGCCTCATGGGACAACGACCCGCATAAGCTGCGCTTTTCAATTAAATCGCTGGGCGACTTCACAGAGTCTTTAACCAATCAGCTACAGATAGGGCAACCCGTTACGATAGAAGGTCCCTATGGCGAGTTTAGATTCGATGCCCCGGGCACGCAGCAAATCTGGATTGCGGGTGGCATTGGCATTACGCCTTTTATGGCCCGGCTCGATTATCTGGCCAGTCAGGGCGGTAGCCAGCAACCCATTCACTTCTGGTATTCGACCCGAAGCGATAAGTCAACGCTGTTTCCTGAGTCGCTGGAAGCGTTATGCCAGCAAAATGGTATACATTTCTACCACCTCAACTCTACCCAAAAAGAGTATCTAACAGCAGAAATCCTTCGACAGACGGTTGGTAATCTTAACCAAACAAGTATCTGGTTTTGTGGTCCACCCACTTTTGCCCAATGCCTGCTTAACGGACTGGCAGATTATGGTTTCGATAAACGTCAGTTCCATTACGACAGCTTCACGATGCGCTAAGCCAGCCTTTGCTTAAATACGGCAAGTCCTTCAATTGGTGGCCCGAAAAACAAACAAATTTGGTCTTTAAAACAAAACCTAAAAAAACCGCTCCATCTACCTTTGTTCCAACAAATTAGCAATCAACAATGGAACAAACAGCAACAGTAGACAACTACAACGGCAAACTACAAAAACCCATCAAGTCAGGTTTTACGGCTAGCTCTACCACTACCGACGTTATTCAGGGCATCGACCTGACGGGAAAAACCATCCTTGTAACCGGCGGGTATGCAGGCATTGGCCTCGAAACGGTAAAAACGGTTGTTGCGGCCGGAGCTACGGTGGTCGTGCCGGCCCGCGACATTCATAAAGCGTTCAAAAACCTCGAAGGTATTCCCAACGTAACCATTGAAGCAATGGATCTGATGGCGCCAGCTTCTATTGACGCCTTTGCCAAAAAATTCCTGAGTATTCATAAAAAACTGGACATTCTGGTCAATAATGCAGGCATCATGTGGGTTCCGCTCCAACGAGATGCCAGAGGCTATGAATCGCAATTAGTAACGAACCACCTGGGACATTTTCAGCTTACGGCCAGGCTTTGGCCCGCTCTAAAAAAAGCAGGTAATGCACGGGTAGTCAATGTATCTTCGTTTGGCCACCAGATGGCTTCGTTTGATTTTGACGATCCCAACTTCAGGTACCGGCCTTATGAAACTTTACTGGGTTATGGCCAGTCGAAAACCGCCAACAATTTGTTTGCGGTAGAACTCGACCATCGGGGTAAACACGTTGGTATTCGCGCCTTTTCAGTACATCCTGGCTCAGTTAATGGGACCGACCTGGGGCGAGTTGCTCCAATGGATTTGTTCCGGCAACTGGGCACGCACGATGCCGACGGCAATCTGCTTCCCGATGTTGCCAAAACACTAAAAACGATTTCGCAGGGAGCGGCTACAACCGTTTGGTGCGCCACTAACCTGCGGTTAGCCGACCTGGGTGGTGTATATTGTGAAAACTGCGATGTGGCCGAATTAGACCTGGGAAACATTGAGCATCGCTACGATGACCCGCTTAGCCTGCGAGGGGTAAAGCCTTATTCGGTCGATGCTGACAGCGCGAAACGATTATGGTCGCTGAGCGAGGAGCTAACAGATGTAACGTTTGTAGCAGACTAACAGGAAAACATACAGAACCTGCTCTTTATCGTTAAGTTAGAGTTTTAGATTCTAACTTTTCATTCATACAGCGATCAGGTTTCTCGTTGCAATCTTAATAGAAAATGGGGTATCAGACACACTATATACATCCCGACCTTAAACTATCCCGCTTCAACGATAAGTTTTATAAAGCCGATGTGCTGTTTGAACAGCATTTGCTGGTCTGGTTTATTTCGGGAACAACCAAGATTATTCAGGGCGACCGGATATACTGGTTTGGAGCGGGAGACACCCTGCTGTTTCCACGCCATCAGTTGGTTACTGTCATCAACTATCCTGAAGGCAATTTACCGCACCAATCAGTGGTGATGCACCTGACAGAGAAACGATTAACCGATTTCTACACAAAAAACCGGGTTGATGTCAAGCAGGTTGAACCGCCAGTGTTTCGCACATTTGGCCAGCACCCGCTGCTGAAAAGCTGCCTTGCTTCTCTGGTTCCCTATTTTGACCTCAACGAATCGTTACCGGAAATGCTTGCTTCCATAAAAATAGAAGAGGCTATAACAATTCTTCGAACGATTGATCCGGGTGTAGATCCGTTGTTAGCCTATTTTGGTGAGCCCGGCCGGAAAAGCCTTGCCGATTTTATGGAGCAACACTATATGTATAACCTGCCGCTTGCCAAATTCGGTTATCTGACGGGCCGCAGTCTGAGTACGTTCAAACGCGATTTTAAAAGAACATTTCAGGCTACTCCTCAAAAATGGCTCACCGAAAAACGACTGGAGCTTGCCCATTATCAGATCAGAGAAAAGAACCGGAAACCGTCTGATGTTTATCTGGAAGTTGGCTTTGAAAACCTCTCTCATTTCGGATATGCCTTCAAAAAACGCTTTGGCTACGCTCCAACCCAGACCTTCGATTAGCATTACAGGCTCACCACCTATTGCTGTAGCCAGTTCAGGAACTCACTCACTTTTGCTTTGCTGATAATAACCGGCTCAGTGGTAGGTATGGTAAGCTTCACGATGAGCTTACGGCCAAAATAACGTTCGCCTTTCTGTACGCTCTGACGATGAATGATAAATTGCCGATTGGCCCGAAAGAACAAGTGTGGCGACAGAAGTTTTTCCAGTTCGTCGAGCGTTTGGGAGAGCACATAGCGCTGTCCCGTTACGGTTGTTGCCGAAACGACTCCCTCTTCGTAGTGAACAAACAATATGCCGGACACGCTCAGTGGTGTAATCGAGTCGCGGTGATATACCAGCAATGAGGTTGGAGAAGCAGGTCGGCTAAGTTGTTCGAGTAGCCGTTGAAACGTAGGTAAAGCAGGAGTGTTGCTGGCAATCAGATTCTCGTATTTTTTGATGGCCAGCGCCAGCCGGTTCAGTTCAATGGGTTTAAGCAGGTAGTCGATGCCATTAGCTTCGAAAGCCCGGATAGCATATTGGTCGAAAGCGGTGCAAAAAATGACCGGACAAGTAACATCGACCGTCGAAAATACCTGAAAACTCAGCCCGTCGGCCAGTTGAATATCCGAGAAAATAAGATCGGGTGCCGGATGTTGCGCCAGCCAGACCACGGTTTCATCAATCGACTGAAGCGTGGCCACCACAGTCCAGTTGGGACGTAGGCTGGCCAGCAAATTACAAAGCTCCTTAGCTGCCAGCAGCTCATCTTCTATTACAACTACGTTCATGGATTCAGCAAAGGAACTTTCACGGTCCAGGTCGATTCGTTGGCAATGATGTCGATTTTCTGATGCGCAATCATATCATATCGCAATTGAATATTTTTCAGCCCCAGTCCTGGCGACGGCTCGGCCAGGTGCTTAGGCTGCCGATTATTGGTTATGACAATGACATTGCCATCGTTTACAATGTTAATAATCAATGGTCTGGCCAGTGTAGCCGTATTATGCTTAATCGCATTTTCGATCAATAGCTGAAGCACAAACGGCAGAATATGTTGATCATAAAGCGTGGCTGCTATTTTAATATGGCACCGCAGGCCATCGCCAAAACGCGCTTTCTGGATCGACAGATATGATTCGGCAAAAGCCAGTTCGTCTTTAACCGAAATCACATCGGTATTGGTATAACTCAACAAATAGCGATACACATTAGCGAGTTGAATCGTAAACGCTCTAACGGGTTCTTCGTGGCTCATACTTTTTAGTGTATTGAGCGAATTGAACAGAAAATGGGGGCTAATCTGTTGCTTGAGCACGTCGAGCGTAGCTTTCAGATTCTCTTGTTTTAATCGTTCATTTTCCAGCTTTGCCACCTGCGATTCTTCGTTCTGCTGCAGATAGTACGCCACAAAAAACAGGAACGACGATAGCAGGGTACCCCGCATGATTAACCAGATGTACCGCCGTATGGGAGCTACCGAATCCCAGATAATACTGTATCTAAAGAGTGCATTACTCAGTTGCTCAATCGATAAATAAACGAAAACGGTTATCCCTACACTCACAATACCAATAGTCCAGCGGGGTCTAAAGAAGGGGCTTAACCAGTGGTTATTGAGAAAATACTGATGAAGCAACCAGCTACAAAGTTCAAATACGAACGTATATACGACAGCCTCCAGAAAGGCGTCCAGATCGCTATTCCCTAAGCGTATAACCCTCGGCAGCGACGCCAGAACGGCCAGCGCTAATGTAAGATAGAAGCCTATTTTGAGATGATAACGATCCATAACGAGTTGGCTATACTACAAAAGAATGGCAAAATACGATTAACAAAAAACCGTGACAGCTTCTTAAACTGCCACGGTTATCGGTTTATTGCATCAGCAAAATCAGCCTCTGATCACTCATTGAACTGGATACTATTCAACTGAATAATACCATCGTTAGGCTTATCGCGCTTCACAACCACAATATAAACATCGTGTTTGCCCATAATGGGCTTATCGAATGTAGCCGTTACCTCCTTCGTGTTCTTCCAGTCGCCGGTTGCTTTATAGGGCGTTCGGTTTACGACCGGAGCCGCGTAGGAATCGAGCCGCACTTCTATTTCACCGTCCTTATTCAGGGATGAATACTCGTAGGTGAGCGACTTGATATTGGTCAGATCGACATCCTTAATCAGCACATAGGCTTTGTGATTGCCAGCACTCAACCGATTGCCCCAACGTGGGAAACCCACATAGGCGTCGGCATTGATGGTTTTGATTTTGGCCGGGCGAAGCGTTACCACATCGGTGCCGGTGAGCGGCCCCACCGCTTTAGCTCCCAGCGCGCCATTGTCGGTATAGGAAGCTAGTATAGTATACTGCCCACGGGCATCTTCAGGCTTATGGTCGTTCAGAGCCAGCGTACCCTGTAGTGGTACAGCTTTTTGCTTACGGGCATCGGTTAGCGAGAAAATGTATTTCACCATTTCCTGGGCATCCTGAACAGGTACCTGTGGGTGCGCACTCATGAGGTGATCTTTACTCCAGTTTCCACCACCGCCTTCGATGATCTTCTTGGCCAGCCGCTCAACCGTTCCGGGTTGCCCTTTGTAGCGGTCGGCTACTGCCAGGAAGGTAGGCCCCACCGAGGGTTTATCAATGGTATGGCAGGCCTTGCAGTCGCTGCTGGCAATTAGGGTCTTTCCTAATGAGCCATTGCCAATCGACGCCAGATCCTGGTGTCCCTGCTGCGAACCGGTCGATGGTGCTCCACTCGGCTGGGCACTGTATTCGTATACGACCTTAACACGCTTCGGGTCAATCTTTTTGTCTTCTTTATCCGTTACCTTCACAGCGTAGGTAAACGGTTTGTCGGGCCAGTAGAACGATTTATTGCCGGTCGAAGCAATGGCTACTTCGGGCTGGGCATTGCCAACCTTAACCAGAATAGTATCCATACCAACAAGCCCGGTTTGATCGGTCACTTTCAGAATGGCATTATAGACACCCGGCTTTGTGTAGGTATAGGTAGCATTCGGCTTTGTAGAACCAACGGTTTTGCCATCAAATAACCACGCATAGGTCAGTACATCTTCATCGTCGAGATCGGTACCGCGCCCGCTAAATTTCACGCGCAGGGGTGCCTGCCCAATCGCTTCCCGAATTACGGGCGCATTTCGGCCATCGGAAGTTAAATAGGAACGGGCATTCCGGATAGCCATAGCCACCGAGTCGACCACGGCAGCGCGGGCAATGGGAGCCCGGTTACCAGTATTATACTCGATTTTTACGAGTCGGGCGTCATCATTGTCAGCACCGTAAACAGAGCCGTATTCGAGCATATACATGACACCGTCTTTACCAAATGCCAGGTCGATGGGCCGCCGAAAGTCGCCATTACCAGCCATAAATGGCTCGTTTCGCAGGTAGTTTTCATCTTTATCGAAGCGGGCAGCTACCACCCAGTTGCGCATCCAGTCGAAAATGAACAAGGCACCGTCGTAGTATTCCGGAAACTTGGTTTTCGACGGTGAGTTTTTGTTGTAGGTATAAAATGCGCCCGCCATTGCACTGCGACCACCCTGCCCCAGTTCAGGAAAATCTTTGGAAGCCGCATATGGATACCAGATCATAGCTGAATTGACCGGTGGCAGGTTTTTTAAGCCAGTATTGTTGGGAGAACTATTGACCGGCGCTTTAGGATCAAACCGGGGACCGGCCACGTTAGTAGCAAAATCCAGATCGGGGTATGGCTGACTATTTCCGATAAACAATGGCCAGCCGTAGTTACCGGCTTTCTTGGCCTGATTGAACTCGTCGTAACCGCGTGGACCAATCGTGCTGTCTTTTCCGGCATCCGGCCCAATTTCACCCCAGTACAGCACCGATGTTTTGGGATTGACCGCAATTCGGTAAGGATTCCGCAAGCCCATCGTGTAGATTTCAGGGCGAGTAAGCCCACCATCTCCCTTTGGAGGAGGATTCGTAGCCGACCAGCCGCCAGTTCCTCCTTTGGGGCCGGAGGGGGCCTGAAACAGATTGCCGTCGGGAATGGTATAGGTGCCATCGGCCTGCGGACGAATGCGCAGTACCTTACCCCGCAAATCGTTGGTGTTAGCCGCCGACCGTTGTGCATCGAGCGTCAAATGATCGGGACGCTCATCGATTGGTGCGTAGCCATTGGATGGGAACGGATTGGTATTATCGCCGGTCGACAGGAACAGATTGCCCTCTTTGTCCCAGGCCAGCGAGCCACCGTGGTGCGCACTTGCTTCAAATTCGCCCGGAATTTTCAGCAGAATTTTTTCTGAAGCCAGATCGAGCGTATTGCCATTGTTGACCACAAACCTGGAGAGGTTATAGGTCGGATCTTTATCGGTATCGGGCGAGTAATAAATGTACAGCCAATGGTTTTCGGAAAACTTCGGATCGAGCGTAATTCCCTGCACACCAAAGCCCTGCTTGGTCGTCACCGCGAATTTATGCATCACATTCCCTTTATTCGTCTTCGTATCATAGACCGATAGGTTACCGCTCCGTTCGGTGAAAAAGATACGGCCGTCGTCGGCAACAGCCAGTTCCATCGGCTCATTCAGGTCGTTGACCAGCACCGTTTTTACGAAACGATTTTCTTCGGGCATCACTACGGCATAGGCCTTCGAATAATCCAGCGCCTTGCCATCGCCCATTGTCCACTTGAGTCCACCGAGCAGATGCTGCACAAACAAGGGGTCGCTGAAACTTTCGTCGGTATGGCCACCACCCGTATAAAACGCCCGCCCACCGTCGAACTCATGATACCAGGCAATGGGGTGATTGCTACCGTTGATGCCGCCATCGTAAGTATTTTCGTCCAGATTGGCCAATACATTCAGGTCGGAGTAAAGCGAACGGTAGTTGTACCACTCGTCGGTACGCTCCCAATGGTCGGGCAGATGAGCGGTAGAAATGTGTTTTTTATCGAGCACATCGACCGTTGCCTTGCGCACGTTGGAATTGCTCGGGTGGCTGGCAAAATAGCCACCTACCAGCTTATTATACCACGGCCAGTCGTATTCGGTGTCGGCAGCCGCGTGCACGCCCATATAGCCGCCACCGGCCTGAATATAGCGTTCAAAGGCAGCCTGCTGGGTTTGATTCAGAACGTTGCCCGTTGTGCTCATAAACACCACGGCAGCATACTGTTTCAGACTATCGTCGTTGAAATAGTCGGCATTCTTTGTTGTATCGACCAGGAAGTTGTTTTCGCGGCCGAGCTTCTGAATGGCTGCGATTCCGAACGGAATCGACGTGTGTTTCCAGCCTTTCGTTTTCGAAAAGACCAGTACGCGGGGCGGATTAGCCCGAACCGGGGCTTGTGAAACAGGCTCTGTTGCAGTAGCCATTGTGGACGTCGACACCGAACCGGAACCCGCCTGGTTGGTTGCCGTATGTGTGCTCAGGCAAGCGTTTAAGCTCATGCTGAGACCAACCGCTCCCAGGAGCTGAAGCCAGCAACGGGCCGATAATAGTAAGCGAATCATAGGAGAACAGGAATTGAGTAGGGCTTAGATAAAACCAGACATATTTTCCTATCAATAGTCTGTTTTTATCGATATAGACAACGATCGAATAAGGCGTATCCCGGCAAAATCTACCCGATTTTCTTAAAAGGTATATTGTAATCGTCCTAAAAATGGTTTATAAAAACACAGATACTGACTAAGAATCGGCTAGCTGGTGTTGGTCGCTTATTTTTGTAATCTACACGATCTCGTTTTATGAACCGCCGTCATTTTATCCAGCAATCAACAGCCGCCAGTGCGGGCCTGTTATTAACCAATCAATCCGTCTGGCCTT harbors:
- a CDS encoding Crp/Fnr family transcriptional regulator; amino-acid sequence: MLEKFRANFPLSQEKWDDYIRHFNRIQVPARTILLREGDISRKAYLIEKGCLRVWFDKKGEDITFQFFFENSTVSSIESFKKNIPSPVSIETIEPCTLWWIDKPDLDKILEEVNEIPEMRNQLLDTLFERTLNYMEHCFSFIRDTPQERYLNLLTQRPYIVQRVPQHYIASYLGISSVHLSRIKAKLVRQKA
- a CDS encoding zinc-binding alcohol dehydrogenase family protein, with protein sequence MKAAVLYPNESTPRYAEVPNPVVARHDDLLITVKAAAIKNIDRSRASGIHYSSDSNTADLLTIVGSDGVGLLADGRRVYAISENGMGAEEAVVRNDFTVPIPDSLDNATAAALPNAVMGSAMGLRVRAGMQPGETVLINGATGFTGRVAVQIAKHYGAKKVIATGRNPESLQALLAMGADEVISVDQTDNDFMGQLRALHTSTPIDVIVDYLWGHSAELLLTALKGRGAFTHPIRFVSVGSMAGDTIQLSAAILRSVDLQLSGSGLGSWPRQDVGRLFQEILPEMFQLAAAGQLTIQTVTVPLADIESIYTAAIPSGKRLVVTMN
- a CDS encoding ferric reductase-like transmembrane domain-containing protein codes for the protein MKPTQGITGALVVAIIIFALSPGPQHIIQNPTIWEFREQFVYLTGVSAMSLMVLSMVISVRIPWVNQRMRGLDKAYVVHKWAGIVATLLLMLHWLDELGPQWLVEWGFIPNPGDLSDGSGFSELEIKLFQSGVALAQLAFYGSLILVGIALCRKIPYRVFRKSHKIFPVLFLLAAYHGATAQLKEHWLSSPAGYLLLALLTTGLIAALTGLFQRIGTARKRIATIIQIDQHEHGILDLWLTTAPNPFFYEPGQYAFLRFLHDTEPHPFTIASWDNDPHKLRFSIKSLGDFTESLTNQLQIGQPVTIEGPYGEFRFDAPGTQQIWIAGGIGITPFMARLDYLASQGGSQQPIHFWYSTRSDKSTLFPESLEALCQQNGIHFYHLNSTQKEYLTAEILRQTVGNLNQTSIWFCGPPTFAQCLLNGLADYGFDKRQFHYDSFTMR
- a CDS encoding SDR family NAD(P)-dependent oxidoreductase produces the protein MEQTATVDNYNGKLQKPIKSGFTASSTTTDVIQGIDLTGKTILVTGGYAGIGLETVKTVVAAGATVVVPARDIHKAFKNLEGIPNVTIEAMDLMAPASIDAFAKKFLSIHKKLDILVNNAGIMWVPLQRDARGYESQLVTNHLGHFQLTARLWPALKKAGNARVVNVSSFGHQMASFDFDDPNFRYRPYETLLGYGQSKTANNLFAVELDHRGKHVGIRAFSVHPGSVNGTDLGRVAPMDLFRQLGTHDADGNLLPDVAKTLKTISQGAATTVWCATNLRLADLGGVYCENCDVAELDLGNIEHRYDDPLSLRGVKPYSVDADSAKRLWSLSEELTDVTFVAD
- a CDS encoding AraC family transcriptional regulator, with protein sequence MGYQTHYIHPDLKLSRFNDKFYKADVLFEQHLLVWFISGTTKIIQGDRIYWFGAGDTLLFPRHQLVTVINYPEGNLPHQSVVMHLTEKRLTDFYTKNRVDVKQVEPPVFRTFGQHPLLKSCLASLVPYFDLNESLPEMLASIKIEEAITILRTIDPGVDPLLAYFGEPGRKSLADFMEQHYMYNLPLAKFGYLTGRSLSTFKRDFKRTFQATPQKWLTEKRLELAHYQIREKNRKPSDVYLEVGFENLSHFGYAFKKRFGYAPTQTFD
- a CDS encoding LytTR family DNA-binding domain-containing protein encodes the protein MNVVVIEDELLAAKELCNLLASLRPNWTVVATLQSIDETVVWLAQHPAPDLIFSDIQLADGLSFQVFSTVDVTCPVIFCTAFDQYAIRAFEANGIDYLLKPIELNRLALAIKKYENLIASNTPALPTFQRLLEQLSRPASPTSLLVYHRDSITPLSVSGILFVHYEEGVVSATTVTGQRYVLSQTLDELEKLLSPHLFFRANRQFIIHRQSVQKGERYFGRKLIVKLTIPTTEPVIISKAKVSEFLNWLQQ
- a CDS encoding histidine kinase, with protein sequence MDRYHLKIGFYLTLALAVLASLPRVIRLGNSDLDAFLEAVVYTFVFELCSWLLHQYFLNNHWLSPFFRPRWTIGIVSVGITVFVYLSIEQLSNALFRYSIIWDSVAPIRRYIWLIMRGTLLSSFLFFVAYYLQQNEESQVAKLENERLKQENLKATLDVLKQQISPHFLFNSLNTLKSMSHEEPVRAFTIQLANVYRYLLSYTNTDVISVKDELAFAESYLSIQKARFGDGLRCHIKIAATLYDQHILPFVLQLLIENAIKHNTATLARPLIINIVNDGNVIVITNNRQPKHLAEPSPGLGLKNIQLRYDMIAHQKIDIIANESTWTVKVPLLNP
- a CDS encoding ThuA domain-containing protein, with the protein product MIRLLLSARCWLQLLGAVGLSMSLNACLSTHTATNQAGSGSVSTSTMATATEPVSQAPVRANPPRVLVFSKTKGWKHTSIPFGIAAIQKLGRENNFLVDTTKNADYFNDDSLKQYAAVVFMSTTGNVLNQTQQAAFERYIQAGGGYMGVHAAADTEYDWPWYNKLVGGYFASHPSNSNVRKATVDVLDKKHISTAHLPDHWERTDEWYNYRSLYSDLNVLANLDENTYDGGINGSNHPIAWYHEFDGGRAFYTGGGHTDESFSDPLFVQHLLGGLKWTMGDGKALDYSKAYAVVMPEENRFVKTVLVNDLNEPMELAVADDGRIFFTERSGNLSVYDTKTNKGNVMHKFAVTTKQGFGVQGITLDPKFSENHWLYIYYSPDTDKDPTYNLSRFVVNNGNTLDLASEKILLKIPGEFEASAHHGGSLAWDKEGNLFLSTGDNTNPFPSNGYAPIDERPDHLTLDAQRSAANTNDLRGKVLRIRPQADGTYTIPDGNLFQAPSGPKGGTGGWSATNPPPKGDGGLTRPEIYTMGLRNPYRIAVNPKTSVLYWGEIGPDAGKDSTIGPRGYDEFNQAKKAGNYGWPLFIGNSQPYPDLDFATNVAGPRFDPKAPVNSSPNNTGLKNLPPVNSAMIWYPYAASKDFPELGQGGRSAMAGAFYTYNKNSPSKTKFPEYYDGALFIFDWMRNWVVAARFDKDENYLRNEPFMAGNGDFRRPIDLAFGKDGVMYMLEYGSVYGADNDDARLVKIEYNTGNRAPIARAAVVDSVAMAIRNARSYLTSDGRNAPVIREAIGQAPLRVKFSGRGTDLDDEDVLTYAWLFDGKTVGSTKPNATYTYTKPGVYNAILKVTDQTGLVGMDTILVKVGNAQPEVAIASTGNKSFYWPDKPFTYAVKVTDKEDKKIDPKRVKVVYEYSAQPSGAPSTGSQQGHQDLASIGNGSLGKTLIASSDCKACHTIDKPSVGPTFLAVADRYKGQPGTVERLAKKIIEGGGGNWSKDHLMSAHPQVPVQDAQEMVKYIFSLTDARKQKAVPLQGTLALNDHKPEDARGQYTILASYTDNGALGAKAVGPLTGTDVVTLRPAKIKTINADAYVGFPRWGNRLSAGNHKAYVLIKDVDLTNIKSLTYEYSSLNKDGEIEVRLDSYAAPVVNRTPYKATGDWKNTKEVTATFDKPIMGKHDVYIVVVKRDKPNDGIIQLNSIQFNE